One part of the Raphanus sativus cultivar WK10039 chromosome 7, ASM80110v3, whole genome shotgun sequence genome encodes these proteins:
- the LOC108835034 gene encoding serine/threonine-protein kinase WNK8 isoform X1 yields the protein MEEEADFADKDPSGRYIRYDDILGRGAFKTVYVFLIHTLLCLVVLQKQIVVFYLFIYFLVPINKIRYKAFDEVDGIEVAWNLVSIEDVMQMPGQLERLYSEVHLLKALKHDNIIKLFHSWVDENTKTINMITELFTSGSLRLYRQKHRKVDPKAIKNWARQILKGLNYLHSQSPPVIHRDLKCDNIFVNGNTGEIKIGDLGLATVLQQPTARSVIGTPEFMAPELYEEEYDELVDIYSFGMCMLEMVTCEYPYNECRNQAQIYKKVTSGIKPQSLSRVEDPQVRQFIDKCLLPASSRPTALQLSMDPFLSRDGSKDSSPLLASTSSASNPVRPPPQLENLPMDVDHHNEDKSVSICSSRKSNNEESYPWCQTIELQRFAENKEFRLRGERSDDVTASMLLRIGDSSGKGRIVHFAFYLNSDTATAIAEEMVEELHLTSQEVVVIADMIDDLIMQLHSERTSSHPNQTSQDLAVREDHEAANQLTVNSKDEESMKSGISTDYYLPFSSNGSAAREAGQDAESMSSFLDSCSMMSTLYISDNEYPEDLKTELNMIESQFNQSVQDLMKLKEDAIENAKRKWIMKKQSKP from the exons atggaagaagaagctgattTCGCTGACAAAGATCCTTCTGGCCGCTACATTAGG TATGATGATATCCTGGGGAGAGGCGCTTTCAAGACtgtgtatgtttttttaatccACACCCTTTTATGCCTTGTCGTGTTGCAGAAACAGATTgttgtgttttatttatttatttattttttggttccAATTAATAAAATCAGATACAAGGCGTTTGATGAAGTAGATGGAATCGAAGTTGCATGGAACCTAGTGAGCATAGAAGATGTTATGCAGATGCCTGGTCAGCTCGAAAGGCTCTATTCTGAGGTTCATCTCCTTAAAGCCCTTAAACATGATAACATCATCAAACTCTTTCACTCTTGGGTCGACGAGAACACCAAGACTATTAACATGATCACCGAGCTTTTCACCTCTGGTAGTCTCAGGCT gTACCGTCAGAAGCATAGGAAGGTTGATCCCAAGGCTATCAAGAACTGGGCCAGGCAGATTCTTAAAGGTTTGAACTATTTGCATTCTCAGTCCCCTCCTGTTATTCACCGGGATCTTAAGTGCGACAATATATTCGTCAATGGGAATACTGGTGAGATCAAAATTGGTGATCTCGGCCTTGCAACTGTCCTCCAGCAACCCACTGCTCGTAGCGTCATTGGTACTCCCGAGTTCATGGCACCTGAGCTGTATGAAGAGGAATACGATGAGCTTGTCGACATCTACTCTTTTGGCATGTGTATGTTGGAGATGGTTACCTGTGAGTACCCCTACAACGAGTGCAGAAACCAGGCTCAGATTTACAAGAAGGTCACCTCG GGTATAAAGCCTCAATCTCTCAGCAGAGTTGAGGATCCTCAAGTTAGGCAATTCATAGACAAGTGTCTTCTTCCTGCCTCTTCTAGACCAACTGCTCTCCAGCTCTCCATGGACCCCTTCCTTTCCAGAGATGGAAGCAAGgactcttctcctcttcttgcTTCAACAAGCAGTGCATCTAATCCTGTCAGACCACCACCACAGCTTGAAAATCTTCCCATGGATGTGGATCATCATAACGAGGATAAAAGTGTCTCCATCTGCTCCTCTCGAAAGAGCAACAACGAAGAATCGTACCCCTGGTGCCAAACCATTGAACTTCAGAGGTTTGCAGAGAATAAAGAGTTCAGGTTGAGAGGAGAAAGGAGCGATGACGTCACTGCGTCAATGCTTCTGCGTATCGGTGATTCATCTG GCAAAGGAAGAATCGTACACTTTGCATTCTATCTGAATTCAGACACAGCAACAGCAATCGCTGAGGAAATGGTTGAGGAGCTGCATCTAACAAGCCAAGAGGTTGTAGTGATAGCTGATATGATCGATGACTTGATAATGCAGCTTCACTCTGAGCGGACCTCATCGCATCCAAATCAAACCTCTCAGGATCTAGCCGTCCGTGAGGACCATGAAGCAGCAAATCAGCTAACTGTGAACTCCAAAGATGAAGAATCAATGAAGTCTGGCATATCAACAGACTATTACTTGCCTTTCTCCTCAAACGGAAGTGCTGCCAGGGAAGCTGGCCAGGATGCAGAGTCGATGAGCTCGTTTCTTGATTCTTGCTCAATGATGTCAACCCTTTACATTTCAGACAACGAGTACCCAGAAGATCTCAAGACAGAACTGAACATGATCGAGTCACAGTTTAACCAGTCCGTCCAAGATCTGATGAAACTAAAGGAAGATGCTATAGAGAACGCAAAGAGAAAATGGATTATGAAAAAGCAATCAAAACCCTGA
- the LOC108835034 gene encoding serine/threonine-protein kinase WNK8 isoform X2 translates to MEEEADFADKDPSGRYIRYDDILGRGAFKTVYKAFDEVDGIEVAWNLVSIEDVMQMPGQLERLYSEVHLLKALKHDNIIKLFHSWVDENTKTINMITELFTSGSLRLYRQKHRKVDPKAIKNWARQILKGLNYLHSQSPPVIHRDLKCDNIFVNGNTGEIKIGDLGLATVLQQPTARSVIGTPEFMAPELYEEEYDELVDIYSFGMCMLEMVTCEYPYNECRNQAQIYKKVTSGIKPQSLSRVEDPQVRQFIDKCLLPASSRPTALQLSMDPFLSRDGSKDSSPLLASTSSASNPVRPPPQLENLPMDVDHHNEDKSVSICSSRKSNNEESYPWCQTIELQRFAENKEFRLRGERSDDVTASMLLRIGDSSGKGRIVHFAFYLNSDTATAIAEEMVEELHLTSQEVVVIADMIDDLIMQLHSERTSSHPNQTSQDLAVREDHEAANQLTVNSKDEESMKSGISTDYYLPFSSNGSAAREAGQDAESMSSFLDSCSMMSTLYISDNEYPEDLKTELNMIESQFNQSVQDLMKLKEDAIENAKRKWIMKKQSKP, encoded by the exons atggaagaagaagctgattTCGCTGACAAAGATCCTTCTGGCCGCTACATTAGG TATGATGATATCCTGGGGAGAGGCGCTTTCAAGACtgt ATACAAGGCGTTTGATGAAGTAGATGGAATCGAAGTTGCATGGAACCTAGTGAGCATAGAAGATGTTATGCAGATGCCTGGTCAGCTCGAAAGGCTCTATTCTGAGGTTCATCTCCTTAAAGCCCTTAAACATGATAACATCATCAAACTCTTTCACTCTTGGGTCGACGAGAACACCAAGACTATTAACATGATCACCGAGCTTTTCACCTCTGGTAGTCTCAGGCT gTACCGTCAGAAGCATAGGAAGGTTGATCCCAAGGCTATCAAGAACTGGGCCAGGCAGATTCTTAAAGGTTTGAACTATTTGCATTCTCAGTCCCCTCCTGTTATTCACCGGGATCTTAAGTGCGACAATATATTCGTCAATGGGAATACTGGTGAGATCAAAATTGGTGATCTCGGCCTTGCAACTGTCCTCCAGCAACCCACTGCTCGTAGCGTCATTGGTACTCCCGAGTTCATGGCACCTGAGCTGTATGAAGAGGAATACGATGAGCTTGTCGACATCTACTCTTTTGGCATGTGTATGTTGGAGATGGTTACCTGTGAGTACCCCTACAACGAGTGCAGAAACCAGGCTCAGATTTACAAGAAGGTCACCTCG GGTATAAAGCCTCAATCTCTCAGCAGAGTTGAGGATCCTCAAGTTAGGCAATTCATAGACAAGTGTCTTCTTCCTGCCTCTTCTAGACCAACTGCTCTCCAGCTCTCCATGGACCCCTTCCTTTCCAGAGATGGAAGCAAGgactcttctcctcttcttgcTTCAACAAGCAGTGCATCTAATCCTGTCAGACCACCACCACAGCTTGAAAATCTTCCCATGGATGTGGATCATCATAACGAGGATAAAAGTGTCTCCATCTGCTCCTCTCGAAAGAGCAACAACGAAGAATCGTACCCCTGGTGCCAAACCATTGAACTTCAGAGGTTTGCAGAGAATAAAGAGTTCAGGTTGAGAGGAGAAAGGAGCGATGACGTCACTGCGTCAATGCTTCTGCGTATCGGTGATTCATCTG GCAAAGGAAGAATCGTACACTTTGCATTCTATCTGAATTCAGACACAGCAACAGCAATCGCTGAGGAAATGGTTGAGGAGCTGCATCTAACAAGCCAAGAGGTTGTAGTGATAGCTGATATGATCGATGACTTGATAATGCAGCTTCACTCTGAGCGGACCTCATCGCATCCAAATCAAACCTCTCAGGATCTAGCCGTCCGTGAGGACCATGAAGCAGCAAATCAGCTAACTGTGAACTCCAAAGATGAAGAATCAATGAAGTCTGGCATATCAACAGACTATTACTTGCCTTTCTCCTCAAACGGAAGTGCTGCCAGGGAAGCTGGCCAGGATGCAGAGTCGATGAGCTCGTTTCTTGATTCTTGCTCAATGATGTCAACCCTTTACATTTCAGACAACGAGTACCCAGAAGATCTCAAGACAGAACTGAACATGATCGAGTCACAGTTTAACCAGTCCGTCCAAGATCTGATGAAACTAAAGGAAGATGCTATAGAGAACGCAAAGAGAAAATGGATTATGAAAAAGCAATCAAAACCCTGA
- the LOC108815698 gene encoding glutathione S-transferase T3-like, whose translation MKPFTQNSQTSPAAVNQRRKWSTKEDVVLISAWLNTSKDAIVSTDQKAGAFWKRIVDYVNASPQLSGAVPREWSQCKQRWGRINEQVCKFVGCYEAAVREQASGQNENDVMKAAHDIFLNDLGIKFTLEHCWRELWFDQKWKSLGVSKDGPKEKRKEAVEVVDEEEAADVRPPGVKACKAAKRKRQGYDEIHSMLAVKKEIQKQKLLERLLAKDPTHLSANEITLMDKLISEMI comes from the coding sequence ATGAAACCTTTTACCCAAAACTCCCAAACCTCTCCCGCGGCAGTTAACCAAAGACGCAAGTGGTCAACCAAAGAAGACGTTGTGCTCATCAGTGCTTGGTTGAACACCAGCAAAGATGCAATCGTCAGTACTGACCAGAAGGCAGGAGCTTTTTGGAAGAGAATAGTGGACTACGTGAACGCCAGCCCTCAGCTTAGTGGCGCCGTCCCTAGAGAGTGGAGTCAGTGTAAGCAGAGGTGGGGGAGAATCAATGAGCAGGTGTGCAAGTTTGTCGGCTGCTATGAAGCAGCAGTGAGGGAGCAAGCGAGTGGCCAAAACGAGAATGATGTCATGAAGGCTGCCCATGACATCTTCTTGAATGACCTTGGCATCAAATTCACACTTGAACATTGTTGGAGGGAACTTTGGTTCGACCAAAAATGGAAATCACTCGGTGTGTCCAAAGATGGTCCCAAGGAGAAAAGAAAGGAAGCTGTGGAGGTGGTGGATGAGGAGGAAGCTGCGGATGTTCGGCCTCCTGGTGTCAAGGCTTGCAAAGCAGCCAAACGCAAGAGGCAGGGTTATGATGAGATACATAGCATGCTTGCTGTGAAAAAGGAGATACAGAAACAGAAACTCCTAGAGCGTCTCCTTGCCAAAGACCCTACCCATCTATCTGCAAACGAAATCACCCTCATGGACAAACTCATTTCTGAAATGATTTGA
- the LOC108815697 gene encoding uncharacterized protein LOC108815697, with amino-acid sequence MSFSSDDAADKVIEDTFDQHVDNFIDQQVDNFIDQQINKPKRRAYIERHREQGHQDLWNDYFSENPTYPPEMFRRRFRMTKPLFLSIVDRLSNEVPYFRQRPNAHGRYGLSALQKCTAAIHMLAYGQSGDTYDEYLRLGESTALLCLEKFNEAIIQLFGDEYLRKPTPFVLQRLLDIREVRGFPGMIGSIDCMHWEWKNCPRSWRGQYTRGHGKPTIVLEAVASHDLWI; translated from the coding sequence ATGTCTTTCTCATCAGATGATGCAGCAGATAAAGTAATTGAAGATACGTTTGACCAACATGTTGATAATTTTATCGACCAACAAGTTGATAATTTCATCGACCAACAAATTAACAAGCCGAAGAGACGAGCTTATATCGAAAGACATAGGGAGCAAGGCCACCAAGACCTTTGGAACGACTATTTCAGTGAAAATCCTACATACCCACCAGAAATGTTTAGGCGGCGTTTTCGAATGACCAAGCCATTGTTCCTTTCCATTGTCGATCGCCTGAGTAATGAAGTTCCATACTTTCGTCAAAGACCAAATGCTCACGGAAGGTACGGCCTATCTGCACTTCAAAAGTGTACTGCTGCTATACATATGCTAGCATATGGTCAATCGGGAGATACGTATGACGAATATCTTCGACTTGGTGAGAGTACCGCACTTTTATGTTTGGAGAAGTTCAACGAAGCGATAATACAATTGTTTGGAGATGAGTATCTACGAAAACCTACACCATTTGTTCTTCAACGATTACTCGATATCAGAGAGGTACGCGGATTTCCGGGAATGATAGGcagcatcgactgtatgcattgggagtggaaaaacTGCCCAAGGTCTTGGAGAGGGCAGTACACACGAGGTCACGGAAAGCCGACCATTGTCTTAGAGGCTGTGGCATCACATGATCTTTGGATATGA
- the LOC108835810 gene encoding uncharacterized protein LOC108835810: protein MYVRALPTTDVNRNTEWFTYPGVWTTYILILFFSWLLVLSVFHCSPGIAWTIVHLAHFTVTYHSFHWKKGTPFGDDQGIYNRLTWWEQIDNGKQLTRNRKFLTVVPIVLYLIASHTTDYQHPMLFLNTLAVFVMVVAKFPHMHKVRIFGINGDQ from the exons ATGTACGTGAGGGCGCTTCCGACGACAGATGTGAATCGGAACACGGAGTGGTTCACGTATCCTGGCGTATGGACCACTTATATTCTAATCCTCTTCTTCTCATGGCTCCTCGTTCTCTCCGTCTTCCACTGCTCCCCTGGCATCGCCTGGACCATCGTCCACCTCGCCCATTTCACC gtgACGTATCATTCGTTCCACTGGAAGAAGGGAACACCGTTTGGAGATGATCAAGGGATCTACAACAGGTTGACTTGGTGGGAACAGATTGACAACGGCAAGCAGCTCACTCGCAACCGCAAGTTCCTCACCGTTGTTCCCATCGTCTT GTACTTGATAGCTTCTCACACAACAGACTATCAACATCCGATGCTGTTCCTCAACACCTTGGCCGTATTTGTAATGGTCGTTGCTAAATTCCCGCACATGCACAAGGTCCGCATATTTGGAATCAATGGAGACCAATGA